One genomic window of Coffea eugenioides isolate CCC68of chromosome 1, Ceug_1.0, whole genome shotgun sequence includes the following:
- the LOC113767964 gene encoding uncharacterized protein LOC113767964 — MIKNRLQALDERIEEMDIKYKKIVGNLAANLAATTLKVRTRYFHRIGVGGRGVLRMYDNITGLPDHKIFHPGKSYPIIIRHSNSLTADDDARIDARGASLRIFSDNANIETPLLDLTLKTGKAFYARTISDFATWLVCGLAAREEHVKRVPHVRDAVWMSLRNADSYTKLHYYSNICRLLRFTDGQEMYVKFKLRPFDESVTEDSGKVDPIGILPPETGAIPRDSSDKRPLLFLADDFQQRVSSPGGVHYIFQLQFRPVPSDEVSQDNALDCTKPWDETEYPCIDVGEITIDQNLSKEQAEELEFNPFLRCNEVDVIRASSASQSASIDHGRSLIYEICQHLRNGEPLPEAWRTFIEQSDVKVDLSGCPVAAALNKTESDKVTLQRTWYQSIEVGEGGFVGSRAVAMPGVRVETGGCLASVSLAMKGEIVQSG, encoded by the exons ATGATCAAGAACAGACTTCAAGCCTTAGATGAGCGCATAGAGGAGATGGACATAAAATACAAAAAGATCGTGGGGAATCTGGCGGCAAATTTGGCTGCAACAACACTTAAGGTTAGAACAAGATACTTCCATCGCATTGGCGTCGGTGGCAGGGGAGTTCTGAGAATGTATGATAACATCACAGGGTTGCCAGATCACAAGATCTTCCATCCTGGAAAGAGTTATCCCATTATTATCAGGCATAGCAATAGCTTAACTGCTGATGATGATGCAAGAATTGATGCGCGTGGTGCGTCTCTAAGAATATTCTCAGACAATGCAAACATTGAAACACCACTCCTGGATTTAACGTTGAAAACAGGCAAAGCATTTTATGCTCGCACTATTTCAGATTTTGCAACTTGGCTTGTATGCGGGCTAGCTGCAAGAGAGGAGCATGTAAAGCGTGTTCCCCATGTTCGTGATGCAGTTTGGATGTCCCTGCGCAATGCAGATTCATATACCAAGCTCCATTACTACTCAAATATATGCAGGCTATTAAGGTTTACAGATGGACAGGAAATGTATGTTAAATTCAAGTTGCGCCCTTTCGATGAAAGCGTCACTGAAGATTCTGGAAAGGTTGACCCAATTGGAATCCTCCCTCCAGAAACAGGTGCAATTCCAAGGGACAGTAGTGACAAACGCCCATTACTTTTTCTTGCTGATGATTTCCAGCAACGTGTGAGTTCTCCAGGCGGTGTTCACTACATTTTCCAATTACAGTTCCGTCCTGTACCATCTGATGAAGTGTCACAAGATAATGCACTTGATTGCACCAAACCGTGGGATGAGACAGAATATCCATGCATCGATGTTGGGGAGATAACGATCGATCAAAATCTTTCCAAGGAACAGGCAGAGGAGTTAGAGTTCAACCCTTTTCTCCGATGCAATGAGGTTGATGTCATCCGGGCTAGCTCAGCCAGCCAAAGTGCTTCAATTGATCATGGCCGGTCATTGATTTATGAGATTTGCCAGCACTTGAGAAATGGCGAACCACTTCCAGAGGCTTGGAGGACTTTCATAGAACAATCAGATGTCAAAGTGGACCTCTCCGGTTGTCCAGTTGCAGCAGCATTAAACAAAACAGAATCTGACAAAGTGACTCTGCAGAGGACTTGGTACCAGAGT ATTGAGGTTGGGGAAGGTGGATTTGTTGGAAGTAGAGCAGTTGCAATGCCAGGAGTTAGAGTGGAAACTGGGGGCTGCCTTGCATCTGTCTCGCTTGCCATGAAAGGTGAAATTGTACAGTCAGGTTAA